The following proteins come from a genomic window of Pseudomonas sp. MAG733B:
- the nadB gene encoding L-aspartate oxidase: MSQQFQHDVLVIGSGAAGLSLALTLPGHLRIAVLSKGDLANGSTFWAQGGVAAVLDDTDTVESHVDDTLNAGGGLCHEDAVRFTVEHSKEAIQWLIDQGVPFTRDEQSSTEDGGFEFHLTREGGHSHRRIIHAADATGAAIFRTLLAQAKERPNIELLEQRVAVDLITEKRLGLEGDRCLGAYVLNRGTGEVDTYGARFVILASGGAAKVYLYTSNPDGACGDGIAMAWRSGCRVANLEFNQFHPTCLYHPQAKSFLITEALRGEGAHLKLPNGERFMQRFDPRAELAPRDIVARAIDHEMKRLGVDCVYLDISHKSEDFIKTHFPTVYERCLEFSIDITKQPIPVVPAAHYTCGGVMVDQQGRTDVPGLYAIGETSFTGLHGANRMASNSLLECFVYARSAAADIVEQLPQISAPIALPAWDASQVTDSDEDVIIAHNWDELRRFMWDYVGIVRTNKRLQRAQHRVRLLLDEIDEFYSNYKVSRDLIELRNLAQVAELMILSAMERKESRGLHYTLDYPNMLPVALDTILVPPTYAD, translated from the coding sequence ATGAGCCAACAGTTTCAACACGATGTTCTGGTAATTGGTAGCGGTGCTGCCGGCTTGAGCCTTGCGCTGACCTTGCCCGGTCATTTGCGTATCGCCGTACTGAGCAAAGGCGACCTCGCCAATGGCTCGACTTTCTGGGCCCAGGGCGGTGTCGCTGCTGTTCTGGATGACACCGATACTGTCGAATCCCACGTCGATGACACCCTCAATGCCGGTGGCGGCCTGTGCCATGAAGATGCCGTGCGCTTTACCGTCGAGCACAGTAAAGAAGCGATTCAATGGCTGATCGACCAAGGCGTGCCGTTTACCCGCGATGAACAATCCAGCACCGAAGACGGTGGATTCGAGTTTCACCTGACCCGTGAAGGCGGCCACAGTCATCGCCGCATCATCCACGCCGCCGATGCCACTGGTGCGGCGATTTTCAGGACATTGCTGGCCCAGGCCAAAGAACGACCGAACATCGAGCTGCTGGAGCAACGGGTTGCTGTCGACCTGATCACCGAAAAGCGCCTCGGACTGGAAGGCGATCGCTGCCTTGGTGCCTATGTGCTCAACCGTGGCACCGGTGAAGTCGACACCTACGGCGCCCGCTTCGTGATCCTCGCCTCCGGCGGCGCCGCCAAGGTCTACCTCTATACCAGCAACCCGGATGGCGCCTGCGGCGATGGTATCGCCATGGCCTGGCGTTCGGGCTGTCGGGTGGCGAACCTGGAATTCAACCAGTTCCACCCCACATGCCTGTATCACCCGCAAGCCAAGAGTTTCCTGATCACCGAAGCCCTGCGCGGCGAAGGTGCGCATTTGAAGTTGCCTAACGGCGAACGCTTCATGCAGCGCTTCGACCCTCGTGCCGAACTCGCTCCGCGCGACATCGTCGCCCGGGCCATTGACCATGAGATGAAGCGCCTGGGCGTCGATTGCGTCTATCTGGACATCAGCCACAAGTCCGAAGATTTCATCAAGACGCACTTCCCGACCGTTTACGAACGCTGCCTCGAATTTTCCATCGACATCACCAAGCAACCGATTCCAGTGGTTCCGGCCGCGCACTACACCTGCGGCGGCGTGATGGTCGACCAGCAAGGTCGTACCGATGTGCCGGGGCTTTATGCGATTGGCGAAACCAGCTTCACCGGCCTGCATGGCGCCAACCGCATGGCCAGTAACTCGTTGCTGGAGTGTTTCGTCTACGCGCGCTCGGCTGCTGCAGACATCGTTGAGCAATTGCCGCAGATTTCGGCGCCCATCGCCCTGCCCGCCTGGGATGCGAGCCAAGTGACCGATTCCGATGAAGACGTGATCATCGCGCACAACTGGGATGAACTGCGGCGATTCATGTGGGACTACGTCGGCATCGTGCGCACCAACAAGCGCCTGCAACGCGCTCAGCACCGGGTGCGTCTGCTGCTGGATGAAATCGACGAGTTCTATAGCAACTACAAGGTCAGTCGCGATCTGATCGAGCTGCGTAACCTGGCCCAGGTGGCCGAATTGATGATTTTGTCAGCCATGGAGCGCAAGGAAAGTCGCGGCCTGCATTACACCCTCGACTACCCGAACATGCTGCCAGTGGCGCTGGACACTATTCTGGTGCCGCCCACCTACGCCGACTGA
- a CDS encoding response regulator translates to MRVLLVEDHLQLAESVAQALKSTGLTVDVLHDGVAADLALGSEEYAMAILDVGLPRMDGFEVLARLRARGKNLPVLMLTARSDVKDRVHGLNLGADDYLAKPFELTELEARVKALLRRSVLGGERLQRCGVLAYDLDTRRFTLGEELLTLTSREQAVLEALIARPGRVMSKEQLASQVFGLDEEASPDAIEIYVHRLRKKLDGQPVAIVTFRGLGYLLESRDA, encoded by the coding sequence ATGCGTGTCCTGCTCGTCGAAGACCATCTGCAGCTCGCCGAAAGTGTCGCCCAGGCGCTCAAGAGCACCGGCTTGACCGTGGATGTGCTGCACGATGGCGTGGCGGCCGACCTGGCGCTCGGCAGCGAGGAATACGCCATGGCGATTCTCGATGTCGGCTTGCCGCGCATGGATGGTTTTGAAGTGCTCGCGCGACTGCGCGCTCGCGGCAAGAACTTGCCGGTGTTGATGCTGACGGCCCGCAGCGACGTCAAGGATCGGGTGCATGGCCTGAACCTCGGCGCCGACGATTACCTGGCCAAGCCTTTCGAACTCACCGAACTCGAAGCACGGGTCAAAGCCTTGCTGCGTCGCAGCGTGTTGGGCGGTGAACGCTTGCAGCGTTGCGGAGTGTTGGCTTATGACCTCGACACTCGGCGCTTCACTCTCGGTGAAGAACTGCTGACCCTGACCTCCCGCGAACAAGCGGTACTTGAAGCCCTGATCGCCCGTCCCGGTCGGGTGATGAGCAAGGAACAACTGGCCTCCCAGGTTTTCGGTCTCGACGAGGAAGCCAGCCCCGATGCGATCGAAATCTACGTGCACCGCTTGCGCAAGAAACTCGATGGCCAGCCGGTCGCTATCGTGACCTTCCGTGGTCTCGGCTACTTGCTGGAAAGCCGCGATGCATAA
- a CDS encoding succinate dehydrogenase assembly factor 2: protein MVEDVELNRLYWHSRRGMLELDVLLVPFVKEVYAGLNEVDRALYVRLLECEDQDMFGWFMERNESEDPELQRMVRMILDRVQPK from the coding sequence ATGGTCGAAGATGTTGAACTGAATCGCCTCTACTGGCACAGCCGCCGCGGCATGCTTGAGCTTGACGTGTTGCTGGTGCCGTTTGTGAAAGAGGTTTACGCAGGTCTGAACGAGGTGGATCGCGCGTTGTACGTCCGCCTGCTGGAATGCGAGGATCAGGACATGTTCGGTTGGTTCATGGAACGCAACGAATCGGAAGATCCGGAACTTCAGCGCATGGTTCGCATGATTCTGGATCGTGTCCAGCCCAAGTAA
- a CDS encoding sensor histidine kinase N-terminal domain-containing protein: protein MHKPSSLRWRLLWNLALLLVVLMLASGLSAYWNGREAADTAYDRTLLASARTIAAGLSERDGSLSLDVPYVALDTFAYDSAGRIFYLVNDINQKLISGYENLPAPPPGTPRTDNYPALARFYNATYQGQNVRVVSLLKAVSEPNMNGMAEIRVAETDEARVSMARSLAADTLLRLGMLAIGALMIVWFAVSAALRPLERLRTAVEERQSDDLRPLPLVEVQRELWPLVRALNHFTERLRGQFERQAQFIADAAHELRTPLAALKARLELGLRASEPETWRSTLETAAQGTDRLTHLANQLLSLARVENGARAIAEGGAQLLDLSQLARELGMAMAPLAHKRGVALALEADEPVWLRGEPTLLNELLSNLVDNALAHTPPGGNVILRVSAPAILEVEDDGPGIPLEERDRVFERFYRRNQQVAGSGLGLAIVGEICRAHLAQISLHDGEQAGLKVRVSFIAGE, encoded by the coding sequence ATGCATAAGCCGAGCAGCCTGCGCTGGCGGTTGCTTTGGAACCTGGCGCTGCTGCTGGTGGTGTTGATGCTGGCCAGTGGACTGAGCGCGTACTGGAACGGTCGCGAAGCTGCGGATACCGCCTACGACCGCACTTTGCTGGCCTCGGCGCGGACCATCGCCGCGGGCCTCTCCGAGCGCGACGGCAGTCTCAGCCTCGACGTGCCTTACGTGGCGCTCGATACCTTTGCCTACGACAGCGCCGGGCGGATTTTCTATCTGGTCAATGACATCAATCAGAAGCTGATTTCCGGCTACGAAAATCTGCCGGCGCCACCTCCGGGAACGCCGCGCACCGATAACTATCCGGCGCTGGCGCGGTTCTACAATGCGACGTATCAAGGGCAGAATGTCCGAGTGGTGAGCCTGCTCAAGGCGGTCAGCGAACCGAACATGAACGGCATGGCGGAAATCCGCGTAGCCGAGACCGATGAGGCGCGGGTCAGCATGGCTCGCAGCCTGGCGGCCGATACCTTGCTGCGCCTGGGTATGCTGGCGATCGGTGCGTTGATGATTGTGTGGTTTGCTGTCAGCGCAGCGCTGCGTCCGCTTGAGCGTTTGCGCACGGCGGTGGAAGAGCGGCAGTCCGACGATTTGCGTCCGCTGCCGTTGGTGGAAGTCCAGCGCGAGTTGTGGCCGCTGGTGCGCGCGCTCAATCACTTCACCGAACGCTTGCGTGGGCAGTTCGAGCGGCAGGCGCAGTTCATCGCTGATGCTGCCCATGAACTGCGTACCCCGTTGGCGGCCCTCAAGGCACGACTGGAACTGGGCTTGCGGGCGAGCGAACCCGAAACCTGGCGCAGCACGCTGGAAACTGCTGCGCAGGGCACTGATCGCCTGACTCATCTGGCTAACCAGTTGCTATCGCTGGCGCGTGTCGAAAACGGCGCCCGGGCGATTGCCGAGGGCGGCGCGCAGTTGCTGGACCTGAGTCAATTGGCCCGTGAACTGGGCATGGCCATGGCGCCGCTGGCCCACAAACGTGGTGTGGCGTTGGCACTGGAGGCTGACGAACCGGTCTGGCTGCGCGGTGAACCGACGCTGCTGAACGAGCTGTTGAGCAATCTGGTGGACAACGCGCTGGCCCATACGCCGCCCGGTGGCAACGTCATTCTGCGGGTCTCGGCCCCGGCGATATTGGAGGTTGAAGACGATGGCCCCGGAATTCCCCTTGAAGAGCGTGACCGGGTGTTCGAACGCTTTTACCGGCGTAACCAGCAAGTGGCAGGATCAGGGTTGGGCTTGGCGATTGTCGGCGAGATCTGCCGCGCGCACCTGGCGCAGATCAGCCTGCACGATGGCGAGCAGGCGGGGTTGAAAGTGCGGGTGAGTTTTATTGCCGGGGAGTGA
- a CDS encoding folate-binding protein YgfZ, translating to MADSAFFCTLSHEGVLAVRGADASKFLQGQLTCNLNYLSDTQASLGARCTQKGRMQSSFRILLEGDGVLLAMASELLEPQLADLKKYAVFSKSKLTDESAAWVRFGIEHGDAALKSLGLDLPADTDSVARHDGLIAIRVSPDRAELWVAVDQAASIKGKLSALLAEGDLNQWLLGQIRAGIGQVMPNTRELFIPQMLNLQAIGGVSFKKGCYTGQEIVARMQYLGKLKRRLYRVQLDASKLPEPGTQLFSPSHNSAIGEVVMAANAENHIELLAVLQAEAAEGGDIHVGALDGPALHLLDLPYQLDRDREIQR from the coding sequence ATGGCCGATTCCGCTTTTTTCTGCACGCTGTCTCATGAAGGTGTTCTGGCGGTCCGCGGCGCGGACGCCAGCAAGTTCCTGCAAGGCCAATTGACCTGCAACCTCAATTACCTCAGCGACACCCAGGCCAGCCTCGGCGCGCGCTGCACGCAGAAAGGCCGGATGCAATCGAGCTTCCGCATCCTGCTTGAAGGTGACGGTGTGTTGCTGGCCATGGCCAGTGAGTTGCTGGAGCCACAACTGGCGGACCTGAAAAAGTACGCGGTTTTCTCCAAGTCCAAATTGACCGATGAAAGCGCTGCCTGGGTCCGCTTCGGTATCGAGCACGGCGATGCGGCGCTGAAGAGCCTCGGACTTGACCTGCCGGCAGACACCGACAGCGTTGCGCGCCATGACGGTTTGATCGCCATCCGCGTTTCGCCAGATCGCGCCGAACTCTGGGTCGCCGTGGATCAAGCCGCCAGCATCAAGGGCAAGCTGTCGGCCCTGCTGGCCGAAGGCGATCTGAATCAGTGGCTGCTGGGCCAGATCCGCGCCGGGATCGGCCAGGTGATGCCGAACACCCGTGAGCTGTTCATCCCGCAGATGCTCAATTTGCAAGCCATCGGTGGCGTAAGCTTCAAAAAAGGCTGCTACACCGGCCAGGAAATCGTCGCGCGGATGCAGTACCTGGGCAAACTCAAGCGTCGCCTGTACCGCGTGCAACTGGATGCCAGCAAACTGCCTGAACCCGGCACCCAGCTGTTTTCCCCGAGTCATAACAGTGCAATCGGCGAAGTGGTGATGGCCGCCAACGCCGAAAATCACATTGAACTGTTGGCAGTGCTGCAAGCCGAAGCTGCGGAAGGTGGCGATATCCACGTGGGCGCCCTCGACGGCCCGGCGCTGCACTTGCTCGACCTGCCTTACCAACTGGACCGCGACCGCGAAATCCAGCGTTAA
- the rpoE gene encoding RNA polymerase sigma factor RpoE, which yields MLTQEEDQQLVERVQRGDKRAFDLLVLKYQHKILGLIVRFVHDTHEAQDVAQEAFIKAYRALGNFRGDSAFYTWLYRIAINTAKNYLVSRGRRPPDSDVSSEDAEFYDGDHGLKDLESPERALLRDEIEGTVHRTIQQLPEDLRTALTLREFDGLSYEDIASVMQCPVGTVRSRIFRAREAIDKALQPLLQEN from the coding sequence ATGCTAACCCAGGAAGAGGATCAGCAGCTGGTCGAACGCGTTCAACGCGGCGACAAGCGCGCGTTCGATCTGCTAGTGCTGAAATACCAGCACAAAATTCTCGGGTTGATCGTGCGTTTTGTGCACGACACCCATGAAGCCCAGGATGTGGCACAAGAAGCCTTTATCAAGGCGTACCGTGCACTTGGAAATTTTCGCGGAGACAGCGCGTTTTATACGTGGCTTTACCGCATCGCCATTAACACGGCGAAAAACTATCTGGTTTCACGCGGCCGTCGGCCGCCGGATAGCGATGTCAGTTCCGAGGATGCAGAGTTCTACGATGGCGATCATGGCCTCAAGGATCTCGAGTCGCCAGAACGGGCTTTGCTGCGGGATGAGATCGAAGGCACCGTCCATCGAACCATTCAGCAACTTCCAGAAGATTTGCGTACGGCTTTAACTTTACGTGAATTTGATGGTCTGAGTTACGAGGACATTGCGAGCGTCATGCAATGTCCGGTGGGCACCGTGCGCTCCCGGATTTTCCGCGCCCGGGAGGCCATCGATAAAGCCCTGCAGCCGTTGTTGCAGGAAAACTAA
- a CDS encoding MucB/RseB C-terminal domain-containing protein, with protein sequence MRAIPLLSLLLSGWFVVPAHADEAQDWLTRLGQAEQQQSFHGTFVYERNGSFSTHNIWHRVQDGKIRERLLQLDGSAQEVVRIDGHTQCVSGTLIAGLGDSPNSAARALDPQKLKNWYDLAVIGKSRVAGRAAVIVSLTPRDQHRYGFELHLDKETGLPLKSLLLNDKGQLLERFQFTQLDTANVPSDSDLQPGADCKAVNLDSDKASAIKTAQVWHSDWLPPGFELTSSTARKDPDTKTQVNSLMYDDGLARFSVFLEPLNGATVTDTRTQLGPTVAVSRRLTTPQGEIMVTVVGEIPVGTAERIALSMRTDAASTKQ encoded by the coding sequence ATGCGCGCCATACCTCTACTTTCGCTTTTGCTCAGTGGCTGGTTTGTTGTTCCAGCCCACGCCGATGAAGCCCAAGACTGGTTGACCCGTCTTGGTCAGGCCGAGCAACAGCAAAGCTTTCACGGTACTTTCGTCTACGAGCGTAACGGTAGTTTTTCTACCCATAACATCTGGCACCGCGTCCAGGATGGCAAAATCCGCGAGCGGCTGCTCCAGCTCGACGGCTCAGCGCAGGAAGTCGTACGCATTGATGGACATACTCAATGCGTTAGCGGCACCCTGATCGCAGGGCTGGGGGATTCGCCAAACTCCGCAGCTCGTGCACTCGATCCCCAAAAGCTCAAGAATTGGTATGACCTTGCCGTCATTGGCAAGTCGCGTGTGGCCGGACGTGCGGCAGTGATCGTTTCACTGACGCCTCGCGATCAACACCGTTACGGGTTTGAACTGCATCTGGATAAAGAAACCGGCCTGCCGCTGAAGTCGTTGCTGCTGAACGACAAAGGGCAGTTGCTGGAGCGATTCCAGTTCACGCAACTGGATACTGCCAATGTTCCTTCCGACAGTGATTTGCAGCCAGGCGCTGACTGCAAAGCCGTCAATCTCGACAGTGACAAGGCTTCTGCAATCAAGACTGCTCAGGTCTGGCATTCGGACTGGTTACCGCCTGGCTTCGAGCTGACCAGCAGCACCGCACGCAAGGATCCCGACACCAAAACCCAGGTCAACAGCCTGATGTATGACGATGGCCTCGCGCGTTTTTCGGTGTTCCTGGAGCCGTTGAATGGGGCGACAGTCACCGACACCCGTACTCAGTTGGGTCCAACAGTCGCCGTTTCCCGGCGCTTGACCACACCGCAAGGCGAGATCATGGTGACGGTGGTTGGCGAGATTCCAGTAGGCACTGCCGAACGGATTGCGTTATCCATGCGTACTGATGCCGCTTCCACCAAACAGTAA
- a CDS encoding protein YgfX, with the protein MSSPSNSFECRWHASRQLLAVYLLAQLFALGSLFLLDIPLWVSLLGASCCLLHGVWALPRQILLTHPQAFCGLRRNAEGWELWSQAAGWQAVQLRPDSLALPLVVVLRFRLRGERRVRAICVPRDSQAADVHRRLRVRLKFSRRRWAAPE; encoded by the coding sequence GTGTCCAGCCCAAGTAATTCGTTCGAATGCCGCTGGCATGCCTCACGGCAGTTGCTGGCGGTGTATCTATTGGCCCAGCTGTTCGCGCTGGGTTCGCTGTTCCTTCTCGACATACCGCTCTGGGTCAGTCTGCTCGGCGCTTCGTGCTGCTTGTTGCACGGCGTTTGGGCGCTGCCACGGCAGATTTTGCTGACGCACCCACAGGCGTTCTGCGGTTTGCGCCGTAATGCCGAGGGCTGGGAGTTATGGAGTCAGGCGGCGGGATGGCAAGCGGTACAGCTGCGGCCGGACAGCCTGGCGCTACCGTTGGTGGTGGTGTTGCGTTTTCGTCTGCGGGGAGAGCGGCGAGTCCGGGCCATTTGCGTGCCCCGGGATTCGCAGGCGGCGGATGTGCACCGACGCCTGCGGGTCCGGCTCAAGTTCAGTCGGCGTAGGTGGGCGGCACCAGAATAG
- a CDS encoding HDOD domain-containing protein: MSELAEKVQQDLVEAIDNDDLVLPTLPEVALQIRKAAENPEISISSLSKVIGRDTALSARLIKVVNSPLLRATQEVTDLHTAITRLGINYSSNLAIGLVMEQIFHASSEVVEQKMREVWRKSLEIAGVSYALCRSYTQLKPDQAALGGLVHQIGVLPILTYAEDHYELLSDPVSLNHVIDRIHPLLGDKLLRVWEFPEMLVQVPLLYQNFKRQSAQIDYVDLVQVASLYCHKDTDHPISRIDPFSVPAFVKLGIDPDNKAMCADLEETRSMFY, encoded by the coding sequence ATGAGTGAGCTGGCGGAAAAGGTCCAACAGGATTTGGTTGAGGCCATCGATAACGATGACCTGGTTCTGCCAACATTGCCGGAAGTGGCGTTGCAAATTCGCAAGGCCGCTGAAAACCCGGAAATCAGTATCAGCAGTTTGAGCAAAGTGATCGGTCGCGATACCGCGCTGTCGGCGCGCCTGATCAAAGTGGTCAATAGCCCCCTGCTGCGCGCGACTCAGGAAGTCACTGATTTGCACACGGCGATCACACGCCTGGGCATCAACTACAGCAGCAACCTGGCAATCGGTCTGGTCATGGAGCAGATTTTCCATGCCAGCTCCGAGGTGGTGGAACAGAAAATGCGCGAAGTCTGGCGCAAAAGCCTGGAAATCGCCGGTGTCAGTTATGCGCTGTGCCGCAGCTATACGCAGCTCAAGCCCGATCAGGCGGCCCTTGGCGGGCTAGTGCATCAGATCGGTGTGTTGCCGATCCTGACTTACGCCGAAGATCACTATGAACTGCTGTCCGACCCGGTCAGCCTCAATCATGTGATTGACCGCATTCATCCATTACTCGGCGACAAGCTGCTCAGGGTCTGGGAGTTTCCGGAGATGCTGGTACAGGTGCCGCTGCTCTATCAGAACTTCAAGCGACAATCGGCGCAGATCGACTATGTCGATCTGGTGCAGGTGGCGAGTCTGTATTGCCACAAGGACACCGACCATCCGATTTCGCGCATTGATCCTTTTAGCGTGCCGGCTTTCGTAAAACTCGGGATTGATCCGGACAACAAAGCGATGTGTGCGGATCTGGAAGAAACGCGGTCGATGTTTTACTGA
- a CDS encoding OprD family porin — protein MQSLQTQALAPARLSRFSNTALASAAALAGFSPLSQADFIEDSTATFETRNMYFNRDFRDGTSAQQSKRDEWAQGFMLNLQSGYTDGTVGFGVDALGMLGVKLDSSPDRTGTGLLPTHDDGRAADEYSKLGLTGKVKISATELKIGSLIPELPILKPNDGRILPQTFEGGLLTSKEIKNLTFTGGRLEKAKDRDSTDFEDIALNNKNSRFAGTVAGKHFDFGGVDYKFTDKITGSYHFAQLDEVYNQHFLGVVASQPFGPGTFGTDLRLAISDDEGQARGGKIDNKSLNGLVSYALSGHKFSAGYQHMSGDSAFPYVDGADPYLVNFVQINDFAGAEERSWQARYDFDFAKLGVPGLSFMSRYLSGDNIKLKNGDEGKEWERNTEIKYVVQSGALKDVAVRLRNATYRSNYSARDADEVRLLVSYSVALW, from the coding sequence ATGCAGTCCTTGCAGACCCAGGCACTCGCGCCTGCCCGCCTCTCCCGTTTCAGCAACACCGCCCTTGCCAGTGCCGCCGCGCTTGCCGGTTTTTCGCCGTTGAGCCAGGCCGACTTCATCGAAGACAGTACGGCCACGTTCGAAACCCGCAACATGTACTTCAACCGCGATTTTCGCGATGGCACCAGCGCCCAACAGTCAAAGCGTGACGAGTGGGCCCAGGGTTTCATGCTCAACCTGCAATCAGGTTACACCGACGGCACCGTGGGGTTCGGGGTCGATGCATTGGGTATGCTGGGGGTCAAGCTCGATTCAAGTCCCGACCGTACCGGCACCGGCCTGCTGCCAACCCACGATGACGGGCGCGCGGCTGACGAATATTCCAAACTGGGCCTGACCGGCAAAGTGAAAATCTCCGCAACGGAACTGAAGATCGGCAGCCTGATTCCGGAACTGCCGATCCTCAAGCCCAACGACGGGCGCATCCTGCCGCAGACGTTTGAAGGTGGCCTGCTGACCTCCAAAGAGATCAAGAACCTGACCTTCACCGGCGGGCGCCTGGAAAAAGCCAAGGACCGCGACAGCACCGATTTCGAGGACATCGCCCTCAACAACAAGAACAGCCGCTTCGCCGGTACGGTGGCCGGCAAGCACTTCGACTTTGGCGGCGTGGATTACAAGTTCACCGACAAAATCACCGGCAGTTACCACTTCGCGCAACTCGACGAAGTCTACAACCAGCACTTCCTCGGCGTGGTTGCCTCGCAACCGTTCGGGCCGGGCACGTTCGGCACCGATCTGCGCCTGGCCATCAGTGACGACGAGGGTCAGGCCCGTGGCGGCAAGATCGACAACAAATCCCTCAATGGTCTGGTGAGCTACGCCTTGAGCGGGCACAAGTTCAGTGCCGGTTATCAGCACATGTCCGGCGACAGCGCGTTTCCCTACGTGGATGGCGCCGACCCGTACCTGGTCAACTTCGTGCAGATCAACGACTTTGCCGGTGCCGAAGAGCGTTCGTGGCAGGCACGTTACGACTTTGACTTCGCCAAACTCGGCGTACCGGGCCTGAGCTTCATGAGCCGTTACTTGAGCGGTGACAACATCAAACTCAAGAACGGCGACGAAGGCAAAGAGTGGGAACGCAACACCGAAATCAAATACGTAGTACAAAGCGGCGCCCTCAAGGACGTCGCCGTACGCCTGCGCAATGCCACTTACCGCTCCAATTACTCTGCTCGCGATGCCGATGAAGTGCGTCTGCTGGTGAGCTATAGCGTTGCCCTTTGGTAA
- a CDS encoding RseA family anti-sigma factor has protein sequence MSREALQESLSAVMDNEADELELRRVLSACDDVETRETWARYQIARAVMHKDLLLPRLDIAAAVSAALADEAVPAKATRGPWRSLGRLAVAASVTVAVLAGVRLYNQDEIAGVELAQQSSQQNLAAPQIKGPAVLAGYNESSEATGPMANGVLQGQPGWHDQRLPSYLRQHAQQAALKGTESALPYARAASLENR, from the coding sequence ATGAGTCGTGAAGCCCTGCAGGAATCGCTGTCCGCAGTGATGGATAACGAAGCGGACGAATTGGAATTGCGTCGGGTACTCAGTGCCTGTGACGATGTTGAAACCCGTGAAACCTGGGCTCGTTATCAGATCGCTCGGGCAGTGATGCACAAGGATCTGCTGCTTCCACGTCTGGACATCGCCGCGGCCGTTTCCGCAGCCTTGGCTGATGAAGCCGTACCGGCAAAAGCCACCCGTGGTCCATGGCGCAGCCTGGGTCGTCTGGCCGTCGCCGCGTCGGTAACCGTCGCTGTATTGGCAGGTGTTCGTCTGTACAACCAGGACGAGATCGCCGGTGTCGAACTGGCTCAGCAATCCAGCCAACAAAATCTGGCCGCGCCTCAAATCAAGGGCCCGGCTGTTTTGGCAGGCTACAACGAGAGTTCGGAAGCCACTGGTCCTATGGCCAACGGCGTATTGCAAGGTCAGCCAGGCTGGCACGATCAGCGTTTGCCGAGCTACCTGCGCCAACATGCTCAACAGGCTGCATTGAAAGGTACTGAGAGCGCTCTGCCTTACGCTCGTGCAGCAAGCCTGGAAAACCGCTAA